In Nitrospira sp., the sequence TCCGACGGGTTCCCCACGGAGCCGCGAACCGACGTGTTCATCCTGGATCTGGAGACCGATCCCGACGCCATCGGCACCATCAGGCAGATTCGGGAGGCCGCCCCGACCAGTAAGATCGTGCTGTTGTGCGGGATCGAGGATCAGGACCGCACGCGCGAGGCGTTTGCCTACGGCGTGGACGGTGTCATTCTCAAGGTTCAACCGCCTGAAGTCGTGCTCGCGGTGCTTGAGGCGCTGTATGTTCCCACGAAGCCCCAGGCCGCCGAGGAACGGAATGGCGCGGGGGTGAGGAGCCTCGGGGGCTCCTTCACGAAGACGGTTGAAGCCGACCCACAGTCACCGGCGTGGCCCGAGGCCTTGACCGAACGGGAACGAGAGATTATCCGATTGGTGGGAGAGGGCCTCTCGAACAAAGACATCGCCTACCAGTTGTCGATCAGCGACAGCACGGTCCGGCATCATATGACCAACATTTTCGACAAGGTCGGCGTGCCCAATCGACAGAAGCTCCTAGTCCACGCGCATCATGTCCGCTCCCCCCCCCCCGTCTAGAACCTGTCTCACAATTGTGGGAGGAGCCTGGTGAGGCACGCTCACGCCGGTAATAGTTCATTGCGCATCTAGGCGTCGCCGAGTATTCCTCTGCGATACATTCACATACTATGCGCCGTGTGGGAGGTGGACTTCATCGAAGGAGGTGTCCTATGGAGCTCGGGGCGGCCATTGCTCGGGTGCACAGTGCGTTGGAGCAGCTCGGCATCGATTGTTCCATGGAAGAGCTGGTGACCCTCTGTCCGGAGCTCACGTGGAACCAAGCGTTCCTCGCGATCGATTACTTGAGTCGAAGCGGACAGATTCGTGTCACGCGGGATGACGACAGGACTTATAGAGTGCAGGCCTATCACCCCGTCACAGGCGCGACCGTTCCTGCGTCACCAACTCCTTAGTAAATATTTCCACAAGACACTCGGGATTCCCCTAGGTCGTCAACAGCATGGATTGTGCTACGGTTCACTGATTTCACAGTCCCACGAGATAGTGGCTGGAATATCTCGATGAAACAACCTCACGATGTGTCGGGCGACTTTGCGGCTCGAAGAAGCGGAGGGGTCTATGGAAACCCAGATGATTCAAGAAACCGGTTGGAAGTCCAACCGCACCAGTTCGAACGTTTGCTGCACACACCAACGGCTCATTGATGACGTCCTGACCAGGGGTGGCAAGCGGACCGGCAAGGTTCGATGTCTCGAGTGTAGGGCCATCTTCGACGATCCCTACCTAGGTTTGAAGTGAGGGCACAGGGTGAACGCAGGGTACTTGCCCTGCTTGTGTGGTGCCTCCTTCCAAGAGGATGCAGTCGACATAAACGATACCTAGAGCATGTGTTGGTTTGTG encodes:
- a CDS encoding response regulator transcription factor, with product MIGTSATMPTRTIAILSSQWLLCLGLQKLFESRTTFPVVVRPHQGKTSDGFPTEPRTDVFILDLETDPDAIGTIRQIREAAPTSKIVLLCGIEDQDRTREAFAYGVDGVILKVQPPEVVLAVLEALYVPTKPQAAEERNGAGVRSLGGSFTKTVEADPQSPAWPEALTEREREIIRLVGEGLSNKDIAYQLSISDSTVRHHMTNIFDKVGVPNRQKLLVHAHHVRSPPPV